In Balearica regulorum gibbericeps isolate bBalReg1 chromosome 32, bBalReg1.pri, whole genome shotgun sequence, a single genomic region encodes these proteins:
- the MDC1 gene encoding mediator of DNA damage checkpoint protein 1 isoform X1: protein MQRRRHQGLSTAGGAGQGLEPAPSLASDSEDDELPWRPALGDTISPRIVPESDPEEPDVCPDVQGPRKRRHTPASEQHPDVAIPCSDPDVRRSKKCRYSPKTTTDPDVGRKMAISNVRCRNHSLNPKKVADPDVKHLEGSNPTLDIESDTDVKVPPKTALFHPNCHPTALEVSNNPDVEEGVKNPDVGGAKNGFGMLVVDSDTDVEEVEVLPDVVCPKIRRMDKKTLSVEMETPNPDVGGPKNGCWTLVESNTDVEMESSNSVEGPKNRHQMLTVDSDTDVEENGANPDIGCPQTHQTTQNVPKTRNTEMETHSADIEGSQKGHQMLTVDSDTDVEENGANSDVGYPKAHQTTQNLPKIPIIEMQNADVEGSQKGHGMLTVDSDTDVEENGANPDVGYPKTHRTTQNLPKIPIIEMQNADVEGSQKGHGMLTVDSDTDVEEDTSNRDVHPESHRTAPRDPDVKTETTNRDVEGQQILLVESDTDVEDDTSNPDVGTSKTHQVTQNVPRSPDVETKSPNPRAEGPQNQHWTLAVDSDTDVEENEVNPSVECPKTHRITPKTCRDPDVEMRNPNPHAEELPNEHRNLEVDSDTDVDDDNLSQAVFCPKSHKTPQNTRKDPTVVMETPNPDVGGLSHGSVAPNGDSDTDVEDLNALPNIGAPKTHGITHEVMETVAKMAAAPDVDPERPTRTSDDPDVKMSFPAPDVGAPKARCPVLNVDSDTDVEDNGIIPDVGTVQGCQGASGDPDVVMTSPNPDVSSTMRPGDGSDTDMEEVAPTPDVRSRIQTRIRTRNRSHPETEDPTVGSNTAVEETDPNQQKSSPNRQSLSPKPHGAASVGGVVSKHHVSAPNTDEKPPNPDVGVQQDNGETLVRGEDPVVQPDVSTPKSPHPSANLDVTGGADGGPSSTEAISGGDTGGDASAMVTESDIDEDPDLFLEPTQSFLPPVPEGAAPDWDPEEPTQPFFLPEEEEQPPLAPPQDPPGPWVPPMMTVTPVTPGREGPRRSQRLARSRGGGATEGGASGRGGATEGGASGRGGASRVRGGAPPVPAPVRRSPRLRTRPTPPEPPTVKGQVVPRPPPKPRPHRAGHAPSKRQAQEEEEEPPEVVGPQLRPRGGPSSTPLKVLFTGVVASPGMEVALKTLGGSMATSVFDCTHLVTDRVRRTVKFLCAVARGIPIVTPEWLHESTRSGRVLAPGPFLVRDSQQERHFGFSLAQALRRARRHPLLQGYEVHVTPNVHPEPEHMRDIVTCSGGTFLPTMPHTYGPRRLVISCQADAGCWAPALGARLPLASAELLLTGLLRQQLQLQPFLLLPSATPPATPPNSPGTPPTPPGLSLRHPREDSREAPGNPGSCRGLAELPGRGRSRQRHPRDPPGDPSRDPPRDPPGTRRRPAAPPAR, encoded by the exons ATGCAACGAAGGCGCCACCAAGGCCTCAGCACTGCGGGGGGTGCAG GACAGGGACTGGAACCGGCCCCCTCCCTCGCCAGCGACTCAGAGGATGACGAGCTGCCTTGGC GCCCTGCTCTCGGAGACACTATCTCACCCCGAATTGTGCCAGAGAG CGACCCAGAGGAGCCAGATGTGTGCCCAGATGTTCAGGGCCCCCGAAAACGCCGCCACACCCCCGCATCAGAGCAGCACCCGGATGTGGCCATACCCTGCTCAGATCCAGACGTCAGGCGATCCAAAAAGTGCCGTTACagccccaaaaccaccacagatccagatgtgggaagaaaaatggcTATTTCAAATGTTCGATGCCGAAATCACTCTCTGAACCCCAAAAAGGTCGCGGATCCAGATGTGAAACATCTGGAAGGCAGCAACCCAACTCTCGACATTGAGAGTGATACAGATGTCAAGGTGCCCCCCAAAACTGCTCTTTTTCACCCAAACTGCCACCCGACTGCCCTGGAGGTGAGCAATAACCCAGATGTGGAGGAAGGGGTCAAAAATCCAGATGTTGGAGGTGCTAAAAATGGATTTGGGATGCTTGTGGTGGACAGTGACACAGATGTGGAGGAGGTTGAGGTCCTTCCAGATGTTGTTTGCCCAAAAATACGTAGaatggacaaaaaaaccctgagtgTGGAGATGGAGACCCCAAATCCAGATGTTGGAGGTCCTAAAAATGGATGCTGGACACTTGTGGAGAGCAATACAGATGTGGAGATGGAGAGCTCAAACTCTGTTGAAGGGCCTAAAAATAGACATCAGATGCTCACGGTGGATAGTGATACAgatgtggaggagaatggaGCCAATCCAGACATTGGATGCCCCCAAACCCATCAAACGACCCAAAACGTaccaaaaaccagaaatactgAGATGGAGACCCACAGTGCAGACATTGAAGGTTCGCAGAAAGGACATCAGATGCTCACGGTGGACAGCGATACAgatgtggaggagaatggaGCCAACTCAGATGTTGGATACCCTAAAGCCCAtcaaacaacccaaaacttaCCAAAAATCCCAATTATTGAGATGCAAAATGCAGATGTTGAAGGTTCACAAAAGGGTCATGGGATGCTCACGGTGGACAGCGATACAgatgtggaggagaatggaGCCAACCCAGATGTTGGATACCCTAAAACCCATCGAACAACCCAAAACTTACCAAAAATCCCAATTATTGAGATGCAAAATGCGGATGTTGAAGGTTCACAAAAGGGTCATGGGATGCTCACGGTGGACAGCGATACAGATGTGGAGGAGGACACTTCCAATAGAGATGTGCACCCAGAAAGCCACCGAACAGCCCCCAGAGACCCAGATGTGAAGACAGAGACCACAAATCGAGATGTTGAAGGACAACAGATTCTCCTGGTGGAAAGCGATACAGATGTTGAAGACGACACTTCCAATCCAGATGTTGGGACTTCAAAAACCCATCAGGTAACCCAAAATGTGCCAAGAAGCCCAGATGTGGAGACGAAGAGTCCGAATCCACGTGCCGAAGGaccccaaaaccaacactgGACGCTTGCGGTGGACAGTGATACAGATGTGGAGGAAAATGAAGTGAATCCAAGTGTTGAGTGTCCAAAAACCCATAGAATTACTCCCAAAACCTGCAGAGACCCAGATGTGGAGATGAGGAACCCAAATCCACATGCTGAAGAACTCCCAAATGAGCATCGGAACCTAGAGGTGGACAGTGACACAGATGTGGATGATGACAATCTAAGTCAAGCTGTTTTTTGCccaaaaagccacaaaacaccccaaaacacccGGAAAGACCCAACTGTGGTGATGGAGACCCCAAATCCAGATGTTGGTGGCCTCAGCCATGGCTCAGTGGCCCCCAATGGTGACAGCGATACAGATGTGGAGGACCTCAACGCCCTTCCCAACATTGGAGCTCCAAAAACGCACGGGATAACCCATGAAGTCATGGAGACAGTTGCTAAGATGGCTGCTGCTCCAGATGTTGACCCCGAGAGGCCAACACGGACCAGTGACGATCCAGATGTGAAGATGTCATTCCCAGCTCCAGATGTTGGAGCCCCCAAAGCCCGGTGCCCTGTCCTGAATGTGGACAGTGATACAGATGTTGAGGACAACGGCATCATTCCAGATGTTGGGACAGTGCAAGGGTGTCAAGGGGCATCTGGTGACCCAGATGTGGTAATGACGTCCCCAAATCCAGATGTTTCCTCTACCATGAGACCTGGGGATGGTAGCGACACCGACATGGAGGAGGTGGCTCCCACTCCAGATGTTCGGAGCCGAATCCAGACCCGAATCCGGACCCGAAATCGGTCCCATCCAGAAACAGAGGACCCCACCGTGGGCAGCAATACCGCTGTGGAGGAGACAGACCCAAACCAACAGAAATCATCCCCAAATCGGCAAAGTTTGTCCCCAAAACCACACGGTGCCGCAAGCGTGGGAGGAGTGGTCTCAAAACATCACGTTTCAGCCCCAAATACAGATGAGAAACCCCCGAATCCAGATGTTGGGGTGCAACAAGACAACGGGGAGACCCTGGTGAGGGGTGAGGATCCAGTTGTGCAGCCAGATGTTTCAACCCCCAAATCTCCACATCCGTCTGCAAATTTGGATGTCACCGGCGGTGCTGATGGTGGGCCCAGCAGTACCGAGGCCATCTCCGGCGGGGACACGGGTGGGGATGCGAGTGCGATGGTGACAGAGAGCGACATCGACG aaGACCCCGACCTCTTCTTGGAGCCCACCCAGAGCTTCTTGCCACCGGTGCCCGAGG GTGCAGCCCCAGACTGGGACCCCGAGGAGCCCACCCAGCCCTTCTTCCTccccgaggaggaggagcagccaCCCCTGGCgcccccccaggacccccccggTCCCTGGGTCCCCCCGATGATGACGGTGACGCCGGTGACGCCGGGACGGGAGGGGCCTCGCCGAAGCCAGCGCCTGGCCAGGAGCCGAGGGGGCGGAGCTACGGAGGGCGGAGCCTCTGGCAGGGGCGGAGCTACAGAGGGCGGAGCCTCTGGCAGGGGCGGAGCCAGCAGGGTTAGAGGTGGAGCACCCCCTGTCCCCGCCCCCGTGCGGCGCAGCCCCCGCCTCCGGACCCGCCCCACTCCACCTGAGCCGCCAACCGTGAAGGGGCAGGTGGTGCCCCGCCCCCCACCGAAACCACGCCCCCATCGGgcaggccacgccccctccaAGAGGCAAGCTCAG gaggaggaggaggagccaCCAGAGGTCGTGGGACCCCAGCTCCGCCCCCGGGGGGGCCCCAGCTCCACCCCCCTCAAG GTGCTGTTCACGGGGGTGGTGGCCTCCCCAGGCATGGAGGTGGCCCTGAAGACGCTGGGGGGGTCTATGGCCACCTCCGTCTTCGACTGTACCCACCTGGTGACCGACCGCGTCCGACGCACCGTCAAGTTCCTCTGCGCGGTGGCCCGCGGCATCCCCATCGTCACCCCGGAGTGGCTCCACGAG agCACCCGCAGTGGCCGTGTCCTGGCGCCGGGTCCCTTCCTGGTGCGCGACAGCCAGCAGGAACGTCACTTCGGCTTCAGCCTGGCCCAGGCCCTGCGCCGCGCCCGACGCCACCCCCTGCTCCAG GGCTACGAGGTCCACGTCACCCCCAACGTCCATCCCGAGCCCGAGCACATGAGGGACATCGTCACCTGCAGCGGTGGCACCTTCCTGCCCACCATGCCCCACACCTACGGG ccgcgGCGGTTGGTGATCTCGTGCCAGGCGGACGCGGGGTGCTGGGCCCCGGCGCTGGGCGCCCGCCTGCCCTTGGCCTCGGCCGAGCTGCTGCTGACGGGGCTCCtgcggcagcagctccagctccagcccttcctcctcctccccagcgccaccccccccgccacccccccaaactcccctgggacccccccgacccccccagGCCTTTCCCTTCGTCACCCCCGCGAGGATTCTCGGGAAGCCCCGGGAAATCCTGGATCCTGCCGGGGGCTGGCGGAGCTGCCGGGCCGAGGCCGGAGCCGCCAACGAcacccccgggaccccccagGGGACCCCTCAAGGGACCCCCCAAGGGACCCCCCCGGCACCCGGCGGCGGCCGGCAGCTCCCCCCGCCCGCTaa
- the MDC1 gene encoding mediator of DNA damage checkpoint protein 1 isoform X2 — MQRRRHQGLSTAGGAGQGLEPAPSLASDSEDDELPWRPALGDTISPRIVPESDPEEPDVCPDVQGPRKRRHTPASEQHPDVAIPCSDPDVRRSKKCRYSPKTTTDPDVGRKMAISNVRCRNHSLNPKKVADPDVKHLEGSNPTLDIESDTDVKVPPKTALFHPNCHPTALEVSNNPDVEEGVKNPDVGGAKNGFGMLVVDSDTDVEEVEVLPDVVCPKIRRMDKKTLSVEMETPNPDVGGPKNGCWTLVESNTDVEMESSNSVEGPKNRHQMLTVDSDTDVEENGANPDIGCPQTHQTTQNVPKTRNTEMETHSADIEGSQKGHQMLTVDSDTDVEENGANSDVGYPKAHQTTQNLPKIPIIEMQNADVEGSQKGHGMLTVDSDTDVEENGANPDVGYPKTHRTTQNLPKIPIIEMQNADVEGSQKGHGMLTVDSDTDVEEDTSNRDVHPESHRTAPRDPDVKTETTNRDVEGQQILLVESDTDVEDDTSNPDVGTSKTHQVTQNVPRSPDVETKSPNPRAEGPQNQHWTLAVDSDTDVEENEVNPSVECPKTHRITPKTCRDPDVEMRNPNPHAEELPNEHRNLEVDSDTDVDDDNLSQAVFCPKSHKTPQNTRKDPTVVMETPNPDVGGLSHGSVAPNGDSDTDVEDLNALPNIGAPKTHGITHEVMETVAKMAAAPDVDPERPTRTSDDPDVKMSFPAPDVGAPKARCPVLNVDSDTDVEDNGIIPDVGTVQGCQGASGDPDVVMTSPNPDVSSTMRPGDGSDTDMEEVAPTPDVRSRIQTRIRTRNRSHPETEDPTVGSNTAVEETDPNQQKSSPNRQSLSPKPHGAASVGGVVSKHHVSAPNTDEKPPNPDVGVQQDNGETLVRGEDPVVQPDVSTPKSPHPSANLDVTGGADGGPSSTEAISGGDTGGDASAMVTESDIDEDPDLFLEPTQSFLPPVPEGAAPDWDPEEPTQPFFLPEEEEQPPLAPPQDPPGPWVPPMMTVTPVTPGREGPRRSQRLARSRGGGATEGGASGRGGATEGGASGRGGASRVRGGAPPVPAPVRRSPRLRTRPTPPEPPTVKGQVVPRPPPKPRPHRAGHAPSKRQAQEEEEPPEVVGPQLRPRGGPSSTPLKVLFTGVVASPGMEVALKTLGGSMATSVFDCTHLVTDRVRRTVKFLCAVARGIPIVTPEWLHESTRSGRVLAPGPFLVRDSQQERHFGFSLAQALRRARRHPLLQGYEVHVTPNVHPEPEHMRDIVTCSGGTFLPTMPHTYGPRRLVISCQADAGCWAPALGARLPLASAELLLTGLLRQQLQLQPFLLLPSATPPATPPNSPGTPPTPPGLSLRHPREDSREAPGNPGSCRGLAELPGRGRSRQRHPRDPPGDPSRDPPRDPPGTRRRPAAPPAR; from the exons ATGCAACGAAGGCGCCACCAAGGCCTCAGCACTGCGGGGGGTGCAG GACAGGGACTGGAACCGGCCCCCTCCCTCGCCAGCGACTCAGAGGATGACGAGCTGCCTTGGC GCCCTGCTCTCGGAGACACTATCTCACCCCGAATTGTGCCAGAGAG CGACCCAGAGGAGCCAGATGTGTGCCCAGATGTTCAGGGCCCCCGAAAACGCCGCCACACCCCCGCATCAGAGCAGCACCCGGATGTGGCCATACCCTGCTCAGATCCAGACGTCAGGCGATCCAAAAAGTGCCGTTACagccccaaaaccaccacagatccagatgtgggaagaaaaatggcTATTTCAAATGTTCGATGCCGAAATCACTCTCTGAACCCCAAAAAGGTCGCGGATCCAGATGTGAAACATCTGGAAGGCAGCAACCCAACTCTCGACATTGAGAGTGATACAGATGTCAAGGTGCCCCCCAAAACTGCTCTTTTTCACCCAAACTGCCACCCGACTGCCCTGGAGGTGAGCAATAACCCAGATGTGGAGGAAGGGGTCAAAAATCCAGATGTTGGAGGTGCTAAAAATGGATTTGGGATGCTTGTGGTGGACAGTGACACAGATGTGGAGGAGGTTGAGGTCCTTCCAGATGTTGTTTGCCCAAAAATACGTAGaatggacaaaaaaaccctgagtgTGGAGATGGAGACCCCAAATCCAGATGTTGGAGGTCCTAAAAATGGATGCTGGACACTTGTGGAGAGCAATACAGATGTGGAGATGGAGAGCTCAAACTCTGTTGAAGGGCCTAAAAATAGACATCAGATGCTCACGGTGGATAGTGATACAgatgtggaggagaatggaGCCAATCCAGACATTGGATGCCCCCAAACCCATCAAACGACCCAAAACGTaccaaaaaccagaaatactgAGATGGAGACCCACAGTGCAGACATTGAAGGTTCGCAGAAAGGACATCAGATGCTCACGGTGGACAGCGATACAgatgtggaggagaatggaGCCAACTCAGATGTTGGATACCCTAAAGCCCAtcaaacaacccaaaacttaCCAAAAATCCCAATTATTGAGATGCAAAATGCAGATGTTGAAGGTTCACAAAAGGGTCATGGGATGCTCACGGTGGACAGCGATACAgatgtggaggagaatggaGCCAACCCAGATGTTGGATACCCTAAAACCCATCGAACAACCCAAAACTTACCAAAAATCCCAATTATTGAGATGCAAAATGCGGATGTTGAAGGTTCACAAAAGGGTCATGGGATGCTCACGGTGGACAGCGATACAGATGTGGAGGAGGACACTTCCAATAGAGATGTGCACCCAGAAAGCCACCGAACAGCCCCCAGAGACCCAGATGTGAAGACAGAGACCACAAATCGAGATGTTGAAGGACAACAGATTCTCCTGGTGGAAAGCGATACAGATGTTGAAGACGACACTTCCAATCCAGATGTTGGGACTTCAAAAACCCATCAGGTAACCCAAAATGTGCCAAGAAGCCCAGATGTGGAGACGAAGAGTCCGAATCCACGTGCCGAAGGaccccaaaaccaacactgGACGCTTGCGGTGGACAGTGATACAGATGTGGAGGAAAATGAAGTGAATCCAAGTGTTGAGTGTCCAAAAACCCATAGAATTACTCCCAAAACCTGCAGAGACCCAGATGTGGAGATGAGGAACCCAAATCCACATGCTGAAGAACTCCCAAATGAGCATCGGAACCTAGAGGTGGACAGTGACACAGATGTGGATGATGACAATCTAAGTCAAGCTGTTTTTTGCccaaaaagccacaaaacaccccaaaacacccGGAAAGACCCAACTGTGGTGATGGAGACCCCAAATCCAGATGTTGGTGGCCTCAGCCATGGCTCAGTGGCCCCCAATGGTGACAGCGATACAGATGTGGAGGACCTCAACGCCCTTCCCAACATTGGAGCTCCAAAAACGCACGGGATAACCCATGAAGTCATGGAGACAGTTGCTAAGATGGCTGCTGCTCCAGATGTTGACCCCGAGAGGCCAACACGGACCAGTGACGATCCAGATGTGAAGATGTCATTCCCAGCTCCAGATGTTGGAGCCCCCAAAGCCCGGTGCCCTGTCCTGAATGTGGACAGTGATACAGATGTTGAGGACAACGGCATCATTCCAGATGTTGGGACAGTGCAAGGGTGTCAAGGGGCATCTGGTGACCCAGATGTGGTAATGACGTCCCCAAATCCAGATGTTTCCTCTACCATGAGACCTGGGGATGGTAGCGACACCGACATGGAGGAGGTGGCTCCCACTCCAGATGTTCGGAGCCGAATCCAGACCCGAATCCGGACCCGAAATCGGTCCCATCCAGAAACAGAGGACCCCACCGTGGGCAGCAATACCGCTGTGGAGGAGACAGACCCAAACCAACAGAAATCATCCCCAAATCGGCAAAGTTTGTCCCCAAAACCACACGGTGCCGCAAGCGTGGGAGGAGTGGTCTCAAAACATCACGTTTCAGCCCCAAATACAGATGAGAAACCCCCGAATCCAGATGTTGGGGTGCAACAAGACAACGGGGAGACCCTGGTGAGGGGTGAGGATCCAGTTGTGCAGCCAGATGTTTCAACCCCCAAATCTCCACATCCGTCTGCAAATTTGGATGTCACCGGCGGTGCTGATGGTGGGCCCAGCAGTACCGAGGCCATCTCCGGCGGGGACACGGGTGGGGATGCGAGTGCGATGGTGACAGAGAGCGACATCGACG aaGACCCCGACCTCTTCTTGGAGCCCACCCAGAGCTTCTTGCCACCGGTGCCCGAGG GTGCAGCCCCAGACTGGGACCCCGAGGAGCCCACCCAGCCCTTCTTCCTccccgaggaggaggagcagccaCCCCTGGCgcccccccaggacccccccggTCCCTGGGTCCCCCCGATGATGACGGTGACGCCGGTGACGCCGGGACGGGAGGGGCCTCGCCGAAGCCAGCGCCTGGCCAGGAGCCGAGGGGGCGGAGCTACGGAGGGCGGAGCCTCTGGCAGGGGCGGAGCTACAGAGGGCGGAGCCTCTGGCAGGGGCGGAGCCAGCAGGGTTAGAGGTGGAGCACCCCCTGTCCCCGCCCCCGTGCGGCGCAGCCCCCGCCTCCGGACCCGCCCCACTCCACCTGAGCCGCCAACCGTGAAGGGGCAGGTGGTGCCCCGCCCCCCACCGAAACCACGCCCCCATCGGgcaggccacgccccctccaAGAGGCAAGCTCAG gaggaggaggagccaCCAGAGGTCGTGGGACCCCAGCTCCGCCCCCGGGGGGGCCCCAGCTCCACCCCCCTCAAG GTGCTGTTCACGGGGGTGGTGGCCTCCCCAGGCATGGAGGTGGCCCTGAAGACGCTGGGGGGGTCTATGGCCACCTCCGTCTTCGACTGTACCCACCTGGTGACCGACCGCGTCCGACGCACCGTCAAGTTCCTCTGCGCGGTGGCCCGCGGCATCCCCATCGTCACCCCGGAGTGGCTCCACGAG agCACCCGCAGTGGCCGTGTCCTGGCGCCGGGTCCCTTCCTGGTGCGCGACAGCCAGCAGGAACGTCACTTCGGCTTCAGCCTGGCCCAGGCCCTGCGCCGCGCCCGACGCCACCCCCTGCTCCAG GGCTACGAGGTCCACGTCACCCCCAACGTCCATCCCGAGCCCGAGCACATGAGGGACATCGTCACCTGCAGCGGTGGCACCTTCCTGCCCACCATGCCCCACACCTACGGG ccgcgGCGGTTGGTGATCTCGTGCCAGGCGGACGCGGGGTGCTGGGCCCCGGCGCTGGGCGCCCGCCTGCCCTTGGCCTCGGCCGAGCTGCTGCTGACGGGGCTCCtgcggcagcagctccagctccagcccttcctcctcctccccagcgccaccccccccgccacccccccaaactcccctgggacccccccgacccccccagGCCTTTCCCTTCGTCACCCCCGCGAGGATTCTCGGGAAGCCCCGGGAAATCCTGGATCCTGCCGGGGGCTGGCGGAGCTGCCGGGCCGAGGCCGGAGCCGCCAACGAcacccccgggaccccccagGGGACCCCTCAAGGGACCCCCCAAGGGACCCCCCCGGCACCCGGCGGCGGCCGGCAGCTCCCCCCGCCCGCTaa